ACCGTTTGGACTCCCTACGCCCGGCTGATAACACAAGATGTGATTTCACCGCCTGCCGATGCGGCAGATTCGGAATTCGGCAGATTGGCGGAAAACTGGGGTGCCATTGTTGCGCGTGATCCCTATTTTAACCCCAATCTGGATGAGCACGATACCCGCTTTTTCCTTGCATGGCCACCGCAGACGCAGCACCCATCTCCGGCCACCTTGCTATTCGCTACGAAGTCCTGATTTCACCTCGCAGTGCAGATAGTACCTGGAATTTCTGACCGAAAAACCCCGGTGAGATCAGCTCCAGCAACTGTCCCTTGCGTGGGTCAGTGAGTGTATTGGAGGCGGTGATGATCTGCTGCAGGCTCGGTGCCGCATGTTCCAGAAAAAATCGGGACTGTGAGTGAATCCGGATCGAGCCAAAGCCCGCATTTTTCAACACCGCACTGAGGGCATCCCAGCAAACATGGGTTGTGAGATCCTGCGCACCGGGATTGTGAAACAGGTCTTCGATCTGCCTGTGCGAGCGGTAGGCCCGTGCCGTGCCCTGGGGTGTTTCTTCAATGCGCTGCTTCCAGCTCATTCCATAGTCAAACGCGAGCAGCAATCCGTTCCAGCTTGTGTTGACGATGTTTTGCATCAACTCCGACGCAGCGGTGGACCAGTCGAGGTGGTATTCCATTGCGGGTGCTTTGGGCAGCAGTGCTGTAGCACGGGCCTCGCTTTCGGTGAGCGGTTGCGAAGCAATGACTTCGCTGAGCTGATTGCCCTGCATACACAAGTGGATGGGGCACCACTTGCCGTTT
The sequence above is a segment of the Puniceicoccaceae bacterium genome. Coding sequences within it:
- a CDS encoding SAM-dependent methyltransferase is translated as MAIRSNSFQLSDLWVEAIRPVCNAQGYLNYEDFSRLALFHETLGYYRRETVRVGKSADRDFYTSSSHSRVFPDLVIAACEHLLAESGLPISSFEFCEIGAEPGVDPWRERTLPFAGYRILRLGQAFEIPEFAVVYSNELFDAQPFHRWLAQNGKWCPIHLCMQGNQLSEVIASQPLTESEARATALLPKAPAMEYHLDWSTAASELMQNIVNTSWNGLLLAFDYGMSWKQRIEETPQGTARAYRSHRQIEDLFHNPGAQDLTTHVCWDALSAVLKNAGFGSIRIHSQSRFFLEHAAPSLQQIITASNTLTDPRKGQLLELISPGFFGQKFQVLSALRGEIRTS